In bacterium, a genomic segment contains:
- a CDS encoding HAD hydrolase family protein: MLQQELDFYERHQWALQPFQSFAALLQKMQKLAADYTGDQPDWQKQEWILNLHLLGCASADILDDYLTSGVRDWSKVEDYVAALGGVVRLIRRSSELYCSTIKQWRDRPLSRWRHAWGEFLIFLAQSLVDHPVPGADLAAEVQSRLHTLSRQPFPARLQRMRLRIPAAYRSQDLTHHDIIALGEKYLESLPPAGGACLVVGLRTAGSYFAPMLAGYLRSRGLQTSYVTMRPKSYIHPRDRKLFTVNTRGKDRILFVDEPVGTGKTVLKAIAMLAGFGVKPGQMVILIPSHPANGQWLDETMRIQLGEVQALTLEPPEWFKRKRLALPEIERAIAPYFQAPALVTVRVRESEETGRINQALSLNPEGAFHVRLKKVVDVDLERPGGGNRTTLRLLIKSVGWGWYSYHAALAGARLQEFVPEVFGVRDGLMYCRWLETGPGTKDSPEEKEAFVQRISDYIAARATRLRLEEDPARFISSYRESGLQSVAIVLSRVFGPQISILKRGWVRRKLEQLECPVPALIDGRMGRSEWVGDPRERRKADFEHHGFSKTASHNIADPAYDLASAIVEFGISGDRQEAFINNYIDKSGDREIRRRLIYYQIYCGSEGMEIASGQLSRMEYAAQYPELNNRHLQMFSGLVSDTSHTFSNLCHGTPVKEWRLPLFVMDCDDVMDKGIFGFPSTTAAGVKALSLLRTHGVCAIVNTARSLVDVQEYCRIYGFPGGIGEYGSVIWDDLEQKAIALASEAALDQLERLRAALKAIPGIYLNSNHHYSIKAFSYGKSRTLPLPTAMIGELFSRLNLDELKVKISHLDLCVLDKSVDKGQALLKLMALKGFTNGRTGSVGDTESDFPMLRVTSQGFLVNNSDAELKRKSRGHAIEVVSHSFQKGLLQSVILFLHPEERKPCDLCQATLRELENRDGLLWQLAEIADWPRWRHLTHAFDRTFLEPFTS; the protein is encoded by the coding sequence ATGCTGCAGCAAGAATTGGACTTCTATGAACGCCATCAATGGGCGCTCCAGCCCTTCCAATCGTTTGCAGCCTTGCTGCAGAAAATGCAAAAACTGGCTGCTGACTACACCGGCGACCAGCCGGATTGGCAAAAACAGGAATGGATCCTCAATCTCCATCTGCTGGGTTGTGCTTCTGCTGATATTCTGGATGATTACCTGACCTCCGGCGTCCGGGACTGGTCCAAGGTTGAGGACTATGTTGCCGCCCTGGGAGGGGTAGTACGGCTGATCCGCCGAAGTTCTGAACTCTACTGCAGCACGATCAAACAGTGGCGGGACCGCCCCTTGAGCCGGTGGCGGCATGCGTGGGGCGAATTTCTGATCTTTCTGGCGCAATCGCTGGTCGATCACCCTGTCCCGGGTGCTGATCTCGCTGCAGAGGTGCAGAGCCGCTTGCACACCCTGTCACGGCAGCCGTTTCCCGCCAGGCTGCAGCGGATGCGGCTGCGCATACCGGCGGCCTACCGCTCCCAGGATTTGACGCATCATGATATCATCGCCCTTGGGGAAAAATATCTCGAATCCCTGCCCCCGGCAGGGGGGGCTTGTCTTGTGGTCGGCTTACGTACGGCCGGCTCCTATTTTGCCCCGATGCTCGCCGGCTATTTGCGGAGCCGCGGCTTGCAGACCTCCTATGTCACCATGCGCCCCAAATCCTACATCCATCCTCGGGATAGAAAGCTGTTTACCGTGAACACCAGGGGCAAGGACCGGATCCTTTTCGTCGATGAGCCGGTTGGCACCGGAAAAACCGTCCTCAAGGCGATCGCGATGCTGGCCGGATTCGGAGTCAAACCCGGCCAGATGGTCATCCTGATTCCGAGCCATCCGGCCAACGGCCAGTGGCTGGATGAGACCATGCGGATCCAGCTCGGTGAGGTACAAGCGCTCACCCTCGAGCCGCCGGAATGGTTCAAGCGGAAACGCCTCGCCCTGCCGGAAATTGAGCGCGCCATCGCCCCCTATTTCCAGGCTCCCGCCCTTGTGACGGTTCGCGTCAGAGAGAGTGAGGAAACCGGTCGGATCAACCAGGCCCTGAGCCTCAATCCGGAAGGAGCTTTTCATGTCCGCCTGAAGAAGGTGGTCGACGTGGACCTGGAAAGGCCGGGGGGAGGGAACAGAACAACCCTCCGGCTGCTGATTAAAAGCGTCGGCTGGGGCTGGTACAGCTACCATGCCGCATTGGCTGGGGCGCGTCTGCAAGAATTTGTGCCGGAAGTCTTTGGTGTACGCGATGGCCTGATGTATTGCCGCTGGCTGGAGACCGGTCCTGGAACGAAGGACTCCCCTGAGGAAAAAGAGGCGTTCGTGCAGCGGATCTCCGACTATATCGCTGCCCGAGCGACGAGGCTGCGCCTGGAGGAGGATCCCGCCCGTTTCATCAGCAGCTACCGTGAGAGCGGCCTGCAGTCCGTCGCGATCGTGCTGAGCCGGGTCTTCGGTCCACAGATATCCATTCTGAAACGCGGCTGGGTACGGAGGAAACTGGAACAGCTGGAGTGTCCGGTTCCGGCGCTGATCGATGGCCGGATGGGCCGCAGCGAGTGGGTGGGCGATCCCCGCGAGCGCCGCAAAGCCGACTTTGAGCATCACGGTTTCAGCAAAACCGCCTCCCACAACATCGCTGATCCAGCCTATGACCTCGCCAGCGCCATCGTCGAATTCGGGATCAGCGGGGATCGACAGGAGGCGTTCATCAACAATTATATCGATAAATCCGGTGACCGCGAGATCCGCCGCCGTCTGATCTATTACCAGATTTATTGCGGCAGTGAGGGGATGGAGATAGCCTCAGGACAGCTGAGCAGGATGGAATATGCCGCACAGTACCCGGAACTGAACAACCGTCACCTGCAGATGTTCTCGGGGCTGGTCTCCGACACCAGTCACACTTTTTCGAACCTCTGCCATGGGACACCGGTCAAGGAGTGGCGGCTTCCGCTCTTCGTCATGGACTGCGACGATGTCATGGACAAAGGCATCTTCGGCTTTCCCTCCACTACGGCGGCCGGAGTCAAGGCGCTCTCCCTGTTGCGGACTCATGGCGTCTGCGCCATAGTCAATACAGCGCGCAGCCTGGTTGATGTGCAGGAATATTGCCGGATCTACGGCTTCCCCGGCGGCATCGGCGAATACGGCAGTGTGATCTGGGATGACCTTGAGCAAAAAGCGATCGCACTGGCCTCGGAAGCGGCGCTGGACCAGCTGGAGCGGCTTCGGGCGGCCTTGAAAGCGATCCCCGGGATCTATCTCAACTCGAATCATCACTATTCGATCAAGGCCTTCAGCTATGGAAAGTCGCGTACGCTTCCCCTGCCCACGGCCATGATCGGTGAACTCTTCTCCAGGTTGAATCTCGACGAACTCAAGGTTAAGATCTCCCATCTCGACTTGTGCGTACTGGATAAATCGGTGGACAAGGGGCAAGCGCTCCTGAAGCTGATGGCACTCAAAGGCTTTACCAACGGCCGTACGGGCTCGGTCGGCGATACGGAATCGGATTTTCCCATGCTCCGTGTGACCAGTCAGGGCTTTCTGGTCAACAACAGCGATGCTGAATTGAAACGCAAGTCACGCGGGCACGCCATCGAGGTCGTCTCCCACTCCTTTCAGAAGGGATTGCTGCAGAGCGTGATCCTGTTTCTGCACCCGGAGGAACGCAAGCCCTGCGACCTGTGCCAGGCCACCCTCAGGGAATTGGAGAATCGCGATGGGCTCCTGTGGCAGCTGGCTGAGATCGCCGATTGGCCTCGCTGGCGGCATCTGACTCACGCCTTCGACCGGACCTTCCTGGAGCCTTTTACCAGTTGA
- a CDS encoding CotH kinase family protein, with translation MRTKTNLGIGLLVAGMLSWGAMLHAQTPQLYINEFLASNSKLNLDPDYKAYADWIELYNAGETRLQLAGYSLTDNLSQPAKWTFPANTSIAAKSFLVIWADDRNTGLHTNYKLAAEGEQIGLFDYTQKLIDSLSYGQQTTNVSYGRYPDGQGSWRYFSTPTPGAANLVQPFEGIVSDPVFSQPGGFYRGEQSITLSHDGTAESIRYTTSGAAPSDTAALYTAPIRISRTTVLRAQAFRSGSLPSRVITRTFFIDDSSTLPVVSLSTAPENLWDDRTGIYVVGTNGVTGYCMNTPCNWNQDWERPATLEYYDAVGQLRFQLDAGIKIGGGCTRKYPQKSLAVYARSIYGSSKINYPLFPDKKSESYNNLVLRNSGQDWYRTLFRDGMMQLLVKDRMDIDWQAYQPAVLFINGVYWGIQDLREKHNEHYLEANYGIDPDRVDIVSDNGEVHEGSATLYKELINFVSAHNLAEKANYDQVRSQIDIDEYLNYLIAEIYFANIDWPGGNIKFWREWGAGHKWRWILFDTDLGFGAHPQGQYDSNTLANVTSPVETYYANPPWSTLLIRKLLENQEFRNHFIQRFAGHIQTTFAPARAIARIDSLTALIAPEIPRHKQRWPASLSFGATWEAQIEITREFARKRPQHMMAHLKDKFMLAGTAALGVEANDFRMGRVSIEGVTLADSQTISYFTGIPLTCAALPAKGYRFAGWHGLSQTTEDTIQITLNMPGKLRAIFSPEAVGVGRKPAVAAGFTLMQNYPNPCNPATTIRFRLERSETVTLIVYDLLGAEQAVLLRQELAAGDHRVAFNAAHLANGTYFITLQAGEERQVRKMVVAK, from the coding sequence ATGAGAACAAAGACCAACCTGGGGATCGGGCTGCTGGTAGCGGGGATGCTATCGTGGGGCGCAATGCTCCATGCGCAGACGCCCCAACTCTATATCAATGAATTCCTTGCCTCCAATTCTAAGCTGAATCTTGATCCGGACTACAAAGCCTACGCGGATTGGATCGAGCTCTACAACGCCGGAGAGACCCGGCTGCAGCTCGCCGGCTACAGCCTGACGGACAACCTCTCCCAACCCGCCAAGTGGACGTTCCCGGCCAATACCTCGATTGCCGCCAAATCCTTTCTGGTGATCTGGGCCGATGACCGGAATACCGGCCTGCATACCAATTACAAACTCGCCGCCGAGGGTGAACAGATAGGGCTTTTCGACTATACCCAAAAGCTGATTGATTCGCTCTCCTACGGCCAGCAGACCACCAATGTCTCTTATGGCCGCTATCCTGACGGTCAGGGAAGCTGGCGTTACTTCAGCACGCCGACGCCGGGGGCGGCCAACCTCGTCCAGCCCTTCGAAGGGATTGTCTCTGATCCGGTTTTTTCGCAGCCCGGGGGCTTTTACCGCGGGGAGCAGAGCATCACCCTTTCCCACGACGGCACGGCCGAGTCCATCCGCTATACCACCAGCGGCGCCGCACCTTCCGATACGGCAGCGCTCTACACCGCCCCCATCCGGATTTCCCGGACCACCGTCCTGCGGGCCCAGGCCTTCCGCAGCGGCAGCCTGCCCAGCCGCGTCATCACGCGCACCTTCTTCATTGACGACTCCAGCACCCTGCCGGTGGTATCGCTCTCCACCGCTCCGGAGAACCTTTGGGATGACCGGACCGGCATCTATGTGGTCGGCACCAACGGCGTAACCGGCTATTGCATGAATACCCCCTGCAACTGGAACCAGGATTGGGAGCGGCCGGCCACCCTCGAGTATTACGACGCCGTGGGGCAGCTCCGCTTCCAGCTGGATGCGGGGATCAAGATCGGCGGCGGCTGCACGCGCAAGTACCCGCAAAAATCCCTGGCGGTCTACGCCCGCAGTATCTATGGCAGCAGCAAGATCAATTATCCGCTTTTTCCGGACAAGAAAAGCGAGAGTTACAACAACCTCGTCCTGCGCAATAGCGGCCAGGACTGGTACCGGACCCTCTTCCGCGACGGCATGATGCAGCTGCTGGTCAAGGACCGCATGGATATCGACTGGCAGGCTTACCAGCCTGCGGTGCTCTTCATCAATGGCGTCTATTGGGGCATCCAGGATCTCCGGGAGAAACACAATGAGCATTATCTCGAAGCCAATTACGGGATCGATCCCGATCGCGTCGACATCGTCTCGGATAACGGCGAAGTTCACGAGGGCTCCGCGACCCTGTACAAGGAGCTGATCAATTTTGTGAGCGCTCATAACCTGGCGGAGAAGGCCAACTATGACCAGGTCCGGTCGCAGATCGATATCGATGAGTACCTCAATTACCTCATCGCCGAGATCTATTTCGCCAATATCGACTGGCCCGGCGGGAATATTAAATTCTGGAGGGAGTGGGGAGCGGGTCATAAATGGCGTTGGATCCTTTTCGATACCGATCTCGGCTTCGGGGCGCATCCACAGGGACAATATGACAGCAATACCCTGGCCAATGTCACCTCTCCCGTGGAGACCTATTACGCCAATCCGCCCTGGTCGACGCTGCTGATACGAAAGCTTTTAGAAAATCAAGAGTTTCGCAATCATTTTATCCAGCGTTTTGCGGGCCACATCCAGACCACCTTTGCGCCGGCGCGCGCGATCGCGCGGATCGACAGCCTCACCGCCCTGATCGCTCCCGAGATCCCCCGGCACAAGCAGCGCTGGCCGGCTTCGCTCTCTTTCGGCGCCACCTGGGAGGCGCAGATCGAGATCACGCGCGAATTTGCGCGCAAGCGGCCGCAGCATATGATGGCCCACCTCAAGGATAAATTCATGCTCGCAGGCACCGCAGCGTTGGGCGTCGAAGCCAATGATTTCAGGATGGGCCGGGTGAGCATCGAGGGTGTAACCCTGGCCGACAGCCAGACGATTTCCTATTTTACCGGCATTCCACTTACCTGTGCGGCGCTGCCGGCCAAGGGGTATCGTTTCGCCGGCTGGCATGGCCTTTCCCAGACGACAGAGGATACCATCCAGATCACCCTGAACATGCCCGGCAAATTGCGCGCCATCTTCTCCCCTGAGGCAGTCGGCGTCGGCCGCAAGCCGGCTGTGGCGGCCGGCTTCACCCTGATGCAGAATTACCCCAATCCCTGCAATCCGGCGACCACAATCCGCTTCCGGCTGGAGCGTTCTGAAACCGTAACCCTGATAGTTTACGACCTGCTGGGTGCCGAACAGGCGGTATTGCTCCGGCAAGAACTCGCGGCGGGAGATCACCGCGTCGCATTCAACGCGGCTCATCTGGCGAACGGGACTTATTTCATTACCCTGCAGGCGGGGGAAGAGCGGCAGGTGCGGAAGATGGTGGTGGCGAAATAG
- the gatC gene encoding Asp-tRNA(Asn)/Glu-tRNA(Gln) amidotransferase subunit GatC: MQFTPEEVERIAALAKLSFSAEERDRVIAGFNQMIAYVSKLDELDLSGVEPATHPLDSGAPLRADETVPSLPREAALRNAPASHDGFFSVPKVIGGQNEEA; encoded by the coding sequence ATGCAGTTCACCCCGGAAGAAGTCGAGCGCATTGCCGCCCTCGCCAAACTCAGCTTTTCGGCAGAGGAAAGGGACCGGGTCATCGCCGGATTCAATCAGATGATCGCCTATGTCAGCAAGCTTGACGAACTGGATCTTTCCGGCGTGGAGCCCGCAACGCATCCCCTGGACTCCGGCGCACCGCTGCGGGCCGACGAGACCGTACCCTCGCTGCCGCGTGAGGCGGCCTTGCGCAATGCTCCGGCCAGTCATGACGGCTTTTTCAGCGTGCCCAAGGTGATTGGAGGGCAGAATGAAGAAGCATAG
- the kdsB gene encoding 3-deoxy-manno-octulosonate cytidylyltransferase, whose protein sequence is MSLRKAVIIPVRYASSRFPGKPLALIAGKPMIQRVYERAAMAKGFDHLCVATDDARIFDAVAAFGGRVVMTPGDLASGTDRVAWVARDLDVEVVVNLQGDEPLIDPAALELVAATLLSDDAAVMATLARRVDDGAELLGHDTARVVIDRTQRALYFSRAAIPFVRDVREVREWASLHPFYDQIGIYAYRKPFLLGYASLPASQLEQAEKLEQLRALENGYIIKVGLCDFRPVCVDLPEHITAVERRIKEMEDAQ, encoded by the coding sequence GTGAGTTTGCGCAAGGCGGTCATCATTCCGGTGCGCTATGCTTCCTCGCGCTTCCCTGGCAAACCCCTGGCCCTGATCGCCGGCAAACCGATGATTCAGCGTGTCTACGAGCGGGCGGCGATGGCGAAGGGCTTTGACCACCTGTGCGTCGCCACCGATGACGCGCGCATCTTCGATGCCGTCGCTGCTTTTGGCGGTCGCGTGGTCATGACCCCTGGCGACCTCGCCTCCGGCACCGATCGCGTCGCCTGGGTCGCGCGCGATCTCGATGTCGAGGTCGTGGTCAACCTCCAGGGGGATGAACCCCTCATCGATCCCGCCGCCCTCGAGCTGGTCGCGGCGACCCTGCTCTCCGATGATGCGGCGGTAATGGCCACCCTGGCGCGGCGCGTTGATGATGGCGCGGAGCTTCTCGGCCACGACACGGCGCGGGTGGTCATCGATCGCACGCAACGCGCCCTCTATTTCAGCCGCGCCGCCATTCCCTTTGTGCGCGATGTCCGGGAGGTACGGGAGTGGGCCAGTCTGCATCCCTTTTACGACCAGATCGGCATTTATGCCTATCGCAAGCCTTTTTTGCTGGGTTATGCCTCGCTGCCGGCCTCGCAGCTGGAGCAGGCCGAAAAACTCGAGCAGCTGCGCGCGCTCGAAAACGGGTATATCATCAAGGTCGGATTGTGCGATTTCCGGCCGGTCTGCGTCGACCTGCCGGAACACATCACAGCGGTCGAACGCCGGATCAAGGAGATGGAAGATGCTCAATAA
- a CDS encoding CTP synthase codes for MLNKGHTKYIFFTGGVVSSLGKGISAASIGRLLKARGYSVTIIKLDPYINVDPGTLSPFQHGEVYVTDDGAETDLDLGHYERFIHTNMSRRNNTTTGQIYYTVITRERRGDYLGKTVQVIPHITDEIKRRILAVGEGEVPYDVVLIEVGGTVGDIEGQPFLEAIRQFTLEQGHQNVMNVHLTLVPYIRASGEIKTKPTQHSVMKLREIGLQPDMLLCRTEVPIPKEAREKIALFCSLPAEMVFEARDCDTIYELPLLFEEDGVGDRVVARLGLEPCEPDLAGWKTFVRKAKDPAGFVRIAICGKYTNLKDSYKSIIEAFIHAGVENDAKVELKWLDSEEIEAKGAERFLQDISGLLIPGGFGERGIEGKIAAIRFAREHQIPFFGICLGLQCAVIEFSRSICGLEGANSTEFDPATPHPVIDLMATQVKVEEKGGTMRLGAYRCLLEPGTLAHKAYRNGEITERHRHRFEVNNSYVEQMTQQGLTVAGRNPETGLVEVIELQRHPWFVGVQFHPELKSRVLAAHPLFREFVAAALDYKLRMLTIDNKEFVHEDD; via the coding sequence ATGCTCAATAAGGGACACACCAAATACATCTTTTTTACCGGCGGTGTGGTTTCAAGCCTCGGCAAGGGCATCTCCGCCGCCTCGATCGGCCGGCTGCTCAAGGCGCGCGGCTACAGCGTCACGATCATCAAGCTCGATCCCTATATCAATGTCGATCCCGGAACCCTCTCGCCCTTTCAGCACGGCGAGGTCTATGTGACCGATGACGGCGCGGAGACCGATCTGGATCTCGGGCACTATGAGCGCTTCATTCACACCAATATGAGCCGCCGCAACAATACCACTACGGGCCAGATCTATTACACCGTCATCACCCGTGAGCGCCGCGGCGATTATCTCGGCAAGACCGTTCAGGTGATTCCTCACATCACCGATGAGATCAAGCGCCGCATCCTCGCCGTCGGCGAGGGCGAGGTTCCTTACGATGTGGTCCTCATCGAAGTGGGCGGGACGGTCGGCGATATCGAGGGGCAGCCCTTCCTTGAGGCTATCCGCCAGTTCACCCTTGAGCAGGGCCATCAGAATGTGATGAATGTCCATCTCACCCTGGTGCCCTACATCCGCGCCTCGGGGGAGATCAAGACCAAACCGACCCAGCATTCGGTGATGAAGCTGCGTGAAATCGGACTTCAGCCCGACATGCTTCTCTGCCGCACCGAGGTGCCCATCCCCAAGGAGGCCCGAGAAAAGATCGCCCTCTTCTGTTCGCTGCCGGCCGAGATGGTCTTTGAGGCGCGCGATTGTGATACCATCTATGAGCTGCCGCTGCTCTTCGAGGAGGACGGCGTGGGCGACCGTGTGGTGGCGCGTTTGGGCCTCGAGCCCTGCGAACCGGATCTGGCGGGATGGAAGACCTTCGTCCGTAAAGCGAAGGATCCTGCCGGATTCGTGCGTATCGCCATCTGCGGTAAATACACCAATCTCAAGGATTCCTACAAGAGCATCATCGAGGCTTTCATCCACGCCGGTGTCGAGAATGACGCCAAGGTCGAGCTCAAGTGGCTCGATTCCGAGGAGATCGAGGCCAAGGGCGCTGAACGCTTCCTCCAGGATATCTCCGGTCTGCTCATCCCCGGCGGCTTCGGCGAGCGCGGCATCGAGGGCAAGATTGCAGCCATCCGCTTCGCCCGCGAACACCAGATTCCCTTTTTCGGGATTTGCCTGGGGTTGCAGTGCGCGGTGATCGAATTCAGCCGCAGCATCTGCGGACTCGAGGGTGCCAACAGCACCGAGTTCGACCCGGCCACGCCCCATCCGGTCATCGATCTGATGGCGACTCAGGTCAAGGTGGAGGAGAAGGGAGGCACGATGCGGCTGGGGGCCTACCGCTGCCTGCTCGAACCCGGCACCCTGGCGCACAAAGCCTACCGGAACGGCGAGATCACGGAGCGCCATCGCCACCGCTTCGAGGTCAACAACAGCTATGTGGAACAAATGACCCAGCAGGGACTGACGGTAGCCGGCCGCAATCCGGAGACCGGTCTGGTGGAGGTGATCGAACTGCAACGCCATCCCTGGTTTGTGGGGGTGCAGTTCCACCCCGAGCTCAAGAGTCGGGTGCTCGCGGCCCATCCCCTTTTCCGGGAGTTCGTTGCGGCCGCACTTGACTACAAGCTCAGGATGCTCACCATCGATAACAAGGAATTTGTGCATGAAGACGATTAA
- the kdsA gene encoding 3-deoxy-8-phosphooctulonate synthase, whose product MKTIKIGAIRIGPEEPLALIAGPCVIESEELVLRTAERVQNIARKLGMPYILKSSYTKDNRSSAKSFQGFGLHEGLRILDKVRSILGVPVLSDVHNEQEATVAGEVLDVIQIPAYLSMQTSLSLAAARTGKAINIKKGQFLDPMDMKNVIKKIEEEGNENILLTERGTFFGYHNLVIDYRSLPIMRSLGYPVVIDPTHAIRVYGISSSDPAGGNPHFVPALTRAALAAGCEVLFVETHPNCSEALCDAASMWPLDRLEHLLIQAKRIDDLRRELEAKYPA is encoded by the coding sequence ATGAAGACGATTAAAATCGGTGCTATCCGCATTGGTCCGGAGGAACCCCTCGCCCTGATCGCCGGACCCTGCGTCATCGAGAGCGAAGAACTGGTGCTGCGCACCGCCGAGCGGGTGCAAAATATCGCCCGGAAACTCGGCATGCCCTACATTCTCAAATCCTCCTACACCAAGGACAACCGCTCCTCTGCCAAATCCTTTCAGGGCTTTGGGCTGCACGAGGGGTTGCGCATCCTCGACAAGGTGCGCAGCATCCTGGGGGTGCCGGTCCTTTCGGATGTGCATAATGAGCAGGAGGCCACCGTGGCGGGTGAGGTGCTCGATGTCATCCAGATCCCGGCCTATCTTTCGATGCAGACCTCTCTGTCGCTGGCGGCGGCGCGCACCGGCAAGGCGATCAACATTAAAAAGGGCCAATTTCTCGATCCCATGGACATGAAGAATGTCATCAAAAAGATCGAGGAGGAAGGCAACGAGAACATCCTGCTCACCGAGCGGGGCACTTTTTTCGGCTATCACAATCTGGTCATCGATTACCGCAGTCTGCCGATCATGCGGAGTTTGGGTTATCCGGTAGTGATCGATCCGACTCATGCCATCCGCGTCTACGGGATCTCTTCCAGCGATCCGGCGGGGGGCAATCCCCACTTCGTGCCGGCGTTGACGCGGGCGGCTTTGGCGGCCGGCTGCGAAGTCCTCTTTGTCGAGACCCATCCCAACTGCTCCGAAGCCCTCTGCGATGCAGCGAGCATGTGGCCGCTCGATCGTCTCGAGCATCTGCTGATTCAGGCAAAACGCATCGACGACCTGCGCCGCGAACTGGAGGCGAAGTATCCTGCCTGA
- a CDS encoding KpsF/GutQ family sugar-phosphate isomerase: protein MLRIESEAIAGLIPKVGEGFTRAVELILNCKGRVIITGLGKSGIVGKKIAATLTSTGTSAYFLHPVEAVHGDLGMVLKNDVVICISKSGNTDEITNLFPMLKEIGVPVITLTGNMRSALAQRSDVVLDVSVAEEACPLDLAPTASTTATMAMGDALAVALLKKRDFGREEFAFLHPGGTLGKKLLRISELMFTGEHIPAVRPGATLREVIFEITRKRFGCTCVVDEAGKLAGLITDGDLRRTMQDREDLRSLRAGDFMNPAPKTISPASRASQALEVMKQYNILQIVVVDETRHPVGMLHLHDLLEAGIGS from the coding sequence GTGCTGCGAATCGAGAGTGAAGCGATTGCCGGCCTGATCCCCAAGGTGGGTGAGGGATTCACCCGTGCAGTCGAGCTGATCCTGAACTGCAAGGGAAGGGTGATCATCACCGGCCTTGGCAAATCGGGGATCGTCGGCAAAAAGATCGCCGCCACCCTGACCAGCACCGGCACTTCCGCCTATTTTCTCCACCCGGTCGAGGCGGTGCACGGCGACCTGGGCATGGTGCTCAAGAACGATGTAGTGATCTGCATCTCCAAGAGCGGCAACACCGACGAGATCACCAACCTTTTCCCGATGCTCAAGGAGATCGGGGTTCCGGTCATCACCCTGACGGGCAATATGCGCTCGGCCCTGGCGCAACGCAGCGATGTGGTACTGGATGTCAGCGTCGCCGAGGAGGCCTGCCCGCTTGATCTGGCGCCGACGGCGAGCACCACCGCGACTATGGCCATGGGAGATGCCCTGGCGGTCGCGCTGCTGAAGAAACGGGATTTCGGCCGCGAAGAGTTCGCCTTTCTTCATCCCGGAGGCACGCTCGGTAAAAAGCTGCTGCGGATTTCCGAGTTGATGTTCACCGGCGAGCACATCCCGGCAGTACGGCCGGGAGCGACTCTACGCGAGGTGATTTTTGAGATCACCCGCAAGCGCTTCGGCTGCACCTGCGTCGTCGATGAGGCGGGCAAACTGGCCGGTCTGATCACGGACGGCGATCTGCGGCGCACGATGCAGGATCGCGAGGATCTGCGTTCACTTCGAGCCGGCGACTTTATGAATCCCGCGCCGAAAACCATCAGCCCGGCCAGCAGGGCCAGCCAGGCGCTGGAGGTGATGAAACAGTATAACATCCTGCAGATCGTGGTGGTCGATGAAACGCGTCATCCCGTGGGCATGCTCCACCTTCATGACCTGCTCGAAGCGGGGATAGGGTCGTGA
- a CDS encoding lysophospholipid acyltransferase family protein, translating to MKAPMKKRLKNDLIYGLVVLLIGLLRRLPRRTAMGLMRALAGAGFRLARKEREKTLRHLTLAYTGEKSTAEIAELARAVWRHLGAMAADAICIPRLVAGGLDTLVRERGLERLKAAYARGKGVIVLTGHFGNWELFGAWVAQNGFPVKVVGTSSYDPRLDRLIVDLRNSAGYTNIARGKGTREIIRALRGNEVLGMLVDQDTRVEGVFVNFFGRPAHTATGPVTLAQKLGCALLPAFIHLEPDGTYTIEFDEEIALINTGDATNDLQVNTQSISDAYERAIRRHPEQWVWMHERWKKQPGEPALLGED from the coding sequence GTGAAAGCGCCCATGAAGAAGCGGCTCAAGAACGATCTGATCTACGGGCTGGTGGTCCTGCTCATCGGCCTGCTGCGCCGGCTGCCGCGCCGCACGGCTATGGGGCTGATGCGCGCTCTGGCAGGCGCCGGGTTTCGTCTGGCGCGTAAGGAGCGGGAGAAAACGCTCCGCCACCTCACCCTGGCCTATACCGGAGAGAAAAGCACGGCGGAGATCGCCGAACTGGCGCGGGCGGTCTGGCGTCATCTCGGGGCGATGGCTGCTGATGCCATTTGCATCCCGCGCCTGGTCGCCGGCGGCCTCGATACGCTGGTCCGGGAGCGGGGCCTCGAGCGTCTCAAGGCGGCCTATGCGCGCGGCAAGGGCGTGATTGTCCTTACCGGCCATTTCGGCAACTGGGAGCTCTTCGGCGCCTGGGTAGCGCAGAATGGTTTCCCGGTCAAAGTGGTTGGCACCTCATCCTATGACCCGCGTCTCGACCGGCTCATCGTCGATCTGCGCAACAGCGCCGGCTATACCAACATCGCGCGCGGCAAGGGGACGCGCGAGATCATCCGCGCCCTGCGCGGCAATGAGGTTTTGGGCATGCTCGTCGACCAGGATACGCGCGTCGAAGGGGTTTTTGTCAATTTTTTCGGGCGTCCGGCCCACACGGCGACGGGCCCGGTCACTCTGGCGCAGAAACTGGGGTGTGCCTTACTGCCCGCATTTATTCATCTCGAGCCGGACGGCACCTATACCATCGAATTCGATGAGGAGATCGCCCTGATCAATACAGGCGACGCGACCAATGACCTTCAGGTCAATACCCAATCCATCTCGGATGCCTATGAACGCGCGATCCGGCGTCACCCGGAGCAATGGGTCTGGATGCATGAGCGCTGGAAAAAGCAGCCCGGCGAACCGGCTTTGTTGGGCGAGGACTGA